A stretch of the Metopolophium dirhodum isolate CAU chromosome 8, ASM1992520v1, whole genome shotgun sequence genome encodes the following:
- the LOC132950284 gene encoding uncharacterized protein LOC132950284, whose translation MSGTMRESPSDFRNGDLISRLLAATPPYQTNSTFVPPGLYFSEMLKRFVQAKSCVPLSLNKRGRKRTWKDSGKAELPSEAKQKKMDFVPIPQPSQTEPQFPLWYPPFYPSTYPPVYFKTPEAEPLNLQIRSDPLKQDRHYSAFRVPEPSKVEELENISNKQGTSYLMGNLTKIYRQVAPEEEKIIDVEGDGPETAQTEGGEKKNCKDLTALIGLELVVDYVKHGNNKDGQNDQNVKCCQNA comes from the coding sequence ATGTCGGGCACAATGCGCGAGTCTCCGTCGGACTTTAGAAATGGAGATTTGATAAGTCGTTTATTAGCAGCCACGCCACCGTATCAAACCAACTCTACGTTTGTACCGCCGGGATTATATTTTAGCGAAATGCTGAAAAGATTCGTACAGGCAAAATCTTGTGTACCCTTATCCTTAAATAAAAGAGGACGAAAACGGACCTGGAAGGATAGCGGAAAGGCCGAACTACCGTCTGAAGCCAAGCAAAAGAAAATGGATTTCGTACCAATACCGCAACCCTCACAAACGGAACCGCAATTTCCATTATGGTACCCGCCATTTTATCCATCTACTTATCCGCCGGTGTATTTTAAGACCCCGGAAGCGGAACCGCTGAACTTACAAATACGGTCGGACCCGTTAAAGCAGGACAGACATTATTCGGCGTTCCGTGTACCCGAACCGTCCAAAGTCGAAGAACTCGAAAACATCAGCAATAAACAGGGAACGAGTTATTTGATGGGAAACTTGACGAAAATATACAGGCAAGTGGCGCCGGAGGAGGAAAAAATTATCGATGTGGAGGGGGATGGTCCTGAAACAGCGCAAACCGAAggtggtgaaaaaaaaaactgtaaggATTTAACGGCTCTAATCGGATTAGAATTAGTTGTAGATTACGTGAAACACGGAAATAATAAAGACGGTCAAAATGATCAAAACGTCAAGTGTTGCCAAAATGCATag